A single Candidatus Amarolinea dominans DNA region contains:
- a CDS encoding class I SAM-dependent methyltransferase, with translation MTFDEIDMYSGLAALHWSAYDEPTWDHDFYKRIVEQAGGLALDVACGAGRLLRRYLQAGLAVEGVDSSADMLAVCRQKAEADGLSPVLYCQPMQMLDLPKRYACIYVPCGSFTCVIGQENALEALRRFHRHLLPGGVLAFNAYFGDWGDYDYNKPEGERAYPSEWKPHVIKEFGGGRRLVVERRWTGVDPVEQISSEQRRYRLYDGEQLLQEEVHAGQNHWYFKKELLLMLRLAGFADVQVKGDYTDEDFGPQHTGTIVFICRKPDRAG, from the coding sequence ATGACTTTCGACGAAATTGACATGTATTCCGGCCTGGCGGCGCTGCACTGGTCGGCCTATGACGAACCGACCTGGGATCACGACTTCTACAAGCGCATCGTGGAACAGGCCGGCGGGCTGGCGTTGGACGTGGCCTGCGGCGCGGGGCGGCTGCTGCGCCGCTATCTGCAGGCGGGGCTGGCGGTCGAGGGGGTGGACAGCTCGGCCGACATGCTGGCGGTCTGCCGGCAGAAGGCCGAGGCCGACGGCCTATCGCCGGTGCTCTACTGCCAGCCGATGCAGATGCTCGATCTGCCCAAGCGCTACGCATGCATCTACGTTCCCTGCGGCAGCTTCACCTGCGTCATCGGCCAGGAGAATGCACTCGAGGCGTTGCGGCGCTTCCACCGCCACCTGCTGCCCGGCGGTGTGCTGGCCTTCAACGCCTATTTCGGCGATTGGGGTGATTACGACTACAACAAGCCGGAGGGTGAACGCGCCTATCCGTCAGAGTGGAAGCCGCACGTCATCAAAGAGTTCGGCGGCGGGCGGCGCCTGGTGGTCGAACGTCGCTGGACCGGCGTGGATCCCGTCGAGCAGATCAGCAGCGAGCAGCGACGTTATCGGCTCTACGACGGCGAGCAGTTGTTGCAGGAGGAGGTTCACGCCGGCCAGAACCATTGGTACTTCAAGAAGGAGTTGCTGCTGATGCTGCGCCTGGCCGGTTTTGCGGACGTGCAGGTCAAGGGCGATTACACCGACGAGGACTTCGGCCCGCAGCACACGGGTACGATAGTCTTCATCTGCCGGAAGCCAGATCGCGCGGGTTAG
- a CDS encoding nucleoside hydrolase yields MAQAATALALAAALLVLAAAAPIHVAGIRTDWQVVASLKAVGSVISPQAFATYVLCLRYLVIAASFSVAGLLLWRRPGRPMALLAALACAFLPFAFNLGGYVETWPYPAPWDGILGTAQAALAWIVLSSLLLLMYLFPDGRFPARWLWLPIGLGVALMAGGLLAGDDGWALVMAGLGIVLLGGSAAQVHRYRRADARLRREAKPVVAALVALPVIFLLSLLIGIALEATRFAGHGALANLHLQFVPPGLLAISLAWAVLRHDLWGGEERPHRRSLRLVAVAVGLAVLVIVGLPFGLSAWTARASAVATMLPAMRPVPLIVDADLAHDDILALLLVVQQAGVDVRGVTVSGTGEAHCAAGVRNALAVLNAVGRADIPVACGRETPLSGTNAFPDDWRASADNLYGVYLPPAQSQPSELSASELLLATVRASNERTVVLTLGPLTNLAESLQTDPAIADKIQAVFVMGGAVRVEGNIAGSGMGLTNRTAEWNIWADPEAAQIVLRSGIPLVLVPLDATRHVPVTIEFLQRLEADRRTPAAELAYRLLAANEAFIRSGGYQFWDVLTAALLADEGLARYQPMRLTVVQDEGPESGRTVAAADGAPVRVATWADGARFEELFLRTLNR; encoded by the coding sequence TTGGCACAAGCCGCGACCGCGCTCGCACTTGCCGCCGCGCTGCTCGTGCTGGCAGCAGCGGCGCCGATCCATGTGGCGGGTATCCGCACGGACTGGCAGGTCGTCGCCAGCCTGAAAGCGGTTGGCTCTGTCATCTCACCGCAGGCCTTCGCAACCTATGTGCTCTGCCTCCGTTACCTGGTGATCGCGGCCAGCTTCAGCGTCGCCGGGCTGCTGCTCTGGCGCCGGCCCGGCCGGCCGATGGCGCTGCTGGCTGCACTGGCATGCGCGTTCCTGCCGTTTGCCTTCAACCTGGGCGGCTATGTCGAGACCTGGCCGTACCCAGCTCCCTGGGATGGCATCCTGGGTACTGCACAGGCGGCGCTGGCCTGGATCGTTCTCAGCTCCCTGCTGCTCCTGATGTACCTGTTCCCGGATGGCCGATTCCCTGCGCGTTGGCTATGGCTACCCATTGGGCTGGGCGTTGCGCTCATGGCTGGTGGGCTGCTGGCAGGTGACGATGGCTGGGCGCTTGTGATGGCCGGCCTGGGCATCGTATTGTTAGGCGGCAGTGCCGCGCAGGTTCACCGCTATCGCCGCGCCGATGCGCGCTTGCGACGCGAGGCGAAGCCCGTCGTCGCCGCACTGGTCGCGCTGCCGGTCATCTTTCTGCTCTCGCTCCTCATCGGAATTGCGCTGGAAGCCACTCGCTTTGCCGGGCACGGCGCGTTGGCCAACCTGCATCTCCAGTTCGTGCCTCCGGGGCTGCTCGCAATCTCGCTGGCGTGGGCCGTGCTGCGGCACGACTTATGGGGCGGCGAGGAGCGCCCACACCGCCGAAGCCTGCGTTTGGTCGCCGTCGCGGTCGGACTGGCTGTTCTGGTGATCGTCGGTCTGCCATTCGGCCTGTCGGCATGGACGGCGCGAGCCAGTGCTGTGGCTACCATGCTGCCAGCGATGCGGCCCGTGCCACTGATCGTGGACGCCGACCTGGCCCACGATGATATCCTGGCGCTGCTGCTGGTGGTGCAGCAGGCGGGTGTTGACGTGCGAGGGGTCACGGTGTCCGGCACAGGAGAAGCCCACTGCGCCGCCGGGGTCCGCAATGCGCTGGCTGTGCTGAACGCTGTCGGCCGGGCCGACATTCCGGTTGCCTGCGGCCGCGAGACGCCGTTGAGCGGGACGAACGCTTTCCCCGATGACTGGCGGGCGAGCGCGGACAACCTGTACGGGGTGTACCTCCCCCCGGCGCAGTCCCAGCCGTCGGAGTTGTCCGCCTCGGAGCTCCTGCTGGCGACCGTGCGGGCCTCGAACGAAAGGACAGTGGTGCTGACCCTCGGCCCCTTGACCAACCTGGCGGAGTCCCTACAGACCGACCCGGCCATTGCAGACAAAATACAAGCCGTGTTCGTGATGGGCGGCGCCGTCCGGGTTGAGGGCAACATCGCCGGCAGCGGCATGGGACTCACCAATCGGACCGCCGAGTGGAATATCTGGGCTGATCCCGAAGCTGCGCAGATCGTGCTGCGGTCGGGCATCCCGCTCGTGCTGGTGCCGCTGGACGCCACCCGGCATGTACCGGTCACGATAGAGTTCCTGCAGCGGTTGGAGGCCGATCGTCGCACCCCGGCCGCTGAGCTGGCCTATCGGCTGCTGGCCGCCAACGAGGCGTTCATCCGCTCGGGCGGCTACCAGTTCTGGGATGTGCTGACTGCGGCGCTGCTGGCGGACGAGGGTCTCGCCCGCTATCAACCGATGCGCCTGACGGTCGTGCAAGACGAGGGGCCGGAAAGCGGGCGCACAGTAGCGGCCGCGGACGGCGCCCCAGTCCGCGTGGCGACCTGGGCGGACGGGGCACGCTTCGAGGAGCTGTTCCTGCGCACGCTCAACCGCTGA
- a CDS encoding AAA family ATPase: MTQLTIRLLGAPGIARDGAPVAVDTRKATALLAYLAVSGRSHAREALAGLLWPEYDDEHARAALRRTLSTLRTALGEEHLAIDRETVALIPSANLWVDVTEFRARLAACGKHGHPAADTCPACLPLLVEAAALYGDDFLAGFSLRDSAEFDDWQFMQVETLRGELAEVLERLAAGQSAAGDLAAALASARRWLTLDPLREEAHRQVMRLYAWADQRNAALHQYRECVRILEQELGVAPLAETTELYEAIKGNRLSPPDLTGLERPDRPQPAPAADLSGFGKPVRSLLPLVGRGAELTALVHVYERRATSGAFVAVAGEAGIGKTRLAEEFLARVRGQGAMIVTVRCYEGEADVAYGPVADGLRGALAQSGCADRLDALPAHWLAEAARLLPELSVHRPGLPPPPPLDAPGGQSRFFEGLRQVLSAICQGSAPNVLFFDDMQWADAASLDLLAYLVRRLAGQPLFILAAWRSDEGPTVSRLRGLAADAQRAGLGTVFTLKRLALADVLDMVRGLSAAGADLPEGIGGRLYRETEGLPLFLAAYAAYMEVLAQEHEGGDGGEWPVPRGVADLLRARLDAVGEATRQALQTAAVIGRSFDLEALLATSGRSDEEVISALEALAQRGIIREMAEDAGATPRYDFTHEKLRDLAYTETSFARRRLLHGRAARALAERARLRHDLAAQAATIGRHFRLAGQDADAAASFALAGDHARSLYANAEALAHYQAALALGHPETRHLHEASGDMHVLLGTYTAALASYEAAAASCDPASAALAAVEYKLGKVHARRGAWPSAEAHFAVALDMAGGATGRTATGRILADWSLAAHAQGQAARASALARDALAAAESADDRRGTAQAHNILGILARSRGDHAAAAAHLERGLAVAETLPDPSSRIAALNNLALACADSGDLARATALAEQALALGIALGDRHREAALRNNLADLLHAAGRGEEAMAQLKQAVVIFAEIGVEAGDAQPEIWKLTEW, translated from the coding sequence ATGACCCAACTCACCATCCGCCTCCTGGGCGCGCCGGGCATCGCACGCGACGGTGCGCCGGTTGCCGTAGACACACGCAAGGCGACCGCCCTGCTGGCTTACCTGGCGGTCAGCGGCCGCAGTCACGCGCGCGAGGCGCTGGCCGGTCTGCTTTGGCCCGAGTACGACGACGAGCACGCACGGGCGGCCCTGCGGCGCACGCTCTCCACGCTGCGCACCGCCCTGGGCGAAGAACACCTGGCTATTGATCGGGAGACGGTTGCCCTGATTCCCAGCGCGAACCTCTGGGTGGACGTGACTGAGTTCCGCGCGCGTCTGGCCGCCTGCGGGAAGCACGGCCACCCCGCGGCCGACACCTGCCCCGCGTGCCTGCCACTCCTGGTCGAAGCTGCGGCGCTCTACGGCGACGACTTCCTGGCCGGCTTCAGCCTGCGCGACAGCGCCGAGTTCGACGACTGGCAGTTCATGCAGGTCGAAACGCTGCGCGGGGAGCTGGCCGAGGTGCTGGAGCGGCTGGCGGCCGGCCAGAGCGCCGCGGGAGATTTGGCCGCCGCCCTGGCATCAGCCCGGCGCTGGCTGACGTTGGATCCCTTGCGCGAGGAAGCGCACCGCCAGGTCATGCGGCTCTATGCCTGGGCCGATCAGCGCAACGCGGCCCTCCATCAGTACCGCGAATGCGTTCGCATCCTGGAGCAGGAGTTGGGCGTTGCGCCGCTGGCTGAGACCACTGAACTGTACGAGGCAATCAAGGGCAACCGCCTATCGCCGCCAGACCTGACAGGTCTCGAAAGACCTGACAGGCCTCAACCCGCGCCCGCGGCAGACCTGTCAGGTTTCGGAAAACCTGTCAGGTCTCTCCTCCCACTGGTGGGCCGCGGCGCCGAATTGACGGCGTTGGTGCATGTGTACGAGCGCCGTGCGACCAGCGGCGCCTTTGTGGCCGTCGCAGGGGAGGCGGGCATCGGCAAGACGCGGCTGGCGGAGGAATTTTTGGCCCGAGTCCGCGGCCAGGGCGCGATGATCGTCACGGTGCGCTGTTACGAGGGTGAAGCGGACGTGGCCTACGGCCCGGTGGCCGATGGCCTGCGCGGCGCGTTGGCCCAGTCAGGCTGCGCCGATCGGCTGGACGCGCTCCCCGCCCACTGGCTGGCCGAAGCCGCCCGCCTGCTGCCCGAGTTGAGCGTACACCGCCCCGGCCTGCCGCCGCCGCCGCCGCTGGACGCGCCCGGCGGGCAGAGCCGCTTCTTCGAGGGGTTGCGGCAGGTGCTCAGCGCTATTTGCCAGGGTTCCGCGCCGAACGTGCTCTTCTTCGATGACATGCAGTGGGCGGATGCCGCCTCACTCGATCTGCTGGCCTACCTGGTGCGCCGGCTGGCCGGACAGCCGCTCTTCATCCTGGCCGCCTGGCGCAGCGACGAAGGCCCGACAGTCTCACGCCTGCGCGGCCTGGCCGCCGACGCGCAGCGCGCAGGCCTGGGCACGGTGTTCACACTCAAGCGCCTGGCGCTGGCCGATGTGCTCGATATGGTGCGCGGCCTCTCCGCCGCGGGCGCCGACCTGCCGGAGGGCATCGGCGGCCGGCTGTACCGCGAGACGGAGGGGCTGCCGCTCTTCCTGGCCGCTTACGCCGCTTACATGGAGGTTCTGGCGCAGGAGCATGAGGGGGGCGACGGTGGAGAGTGGCCCGTGCCCCGCGGCGTGGCCGATTTGCTGCGCGCGCGGCTGGATGCTGTGGGGGAGGCGACGCGGCAAGCGCTACAGACCGCGGCGGTGATTGGTCGCTCCTTCGACCTGGAGGCACTGCTGGCGACGAGCGGCCGCAGCGACGAAGAGGTGATCTCAGCGCTGGAAGCGCTGGCGCAGCGCGGGATCATCCGCGAGATGGCCGAGGATGCCGGCGCGACCCCGCGCTACGACTTCACGCATGAGAAGCTGCGCGACCTGGCCTACACCGAGACGAGTTTCGCCCGCCGCCGGCTGCTGCACGGCCGCGCGGCCAGGGCGCTGGCGGAGCGGGCGCGGCTGCGGCACGACCTGGCCGCGCAGGCCGCGACGATCGGCCGCCATTTTCGGCTGGCCGGGCAGGACGCCGACGCCGCGGCCAGTTTCGCCCTGGCCGGCGATCACGCCCGCAGCCTGTATGCCAATGCTGAGGCGCTGGCTCACTACCAGGCTGCACTGGCCCTGGGCCACCCCGAGACGCGCCACCTGCACGAGGCGAGCGGCGATATGCACGTGCTCTTGGGGACCTACACCGCGGCGCTGGCGAGCTACGAGGCGGCCGCGGCGTCGTGTGATCCGGCCAGCGCGGCCCTGGCTGCGGTTGAATACAAACTGGGAAAGGTCCATGCCCGCCGCGGGGCGTGGCCGTCAGCCGAGGCGCACTTCGCGGTTGCGTTGGACATGGCAGGCGGCGCGACCGGGCGCACTGCGACCGGCCGCATTCTGGCCGACTGGAGCCTGGCCGCCCACGCGCAGGGGCAGGCGGCGCGAGCATCGGCGCTGGCCCGCGACGCGCTGGCCGCGGCCGAATCAGCGGATGACCGTCGCGGCACGGCCCAGGCGCACAACATCCTGGGCATCCTGGCGCGCAGCCGGGGCGATCACGCCGCCGCGGCCGCGCACCTCGAACGCGGCCTGGCCGTCGCCGAGACCCTGCCCGACCCTAGCAGCCGCATCGCCGCGCTCAATAACCTGGCCCTGGCCTGCGCCGACAGCGGCGATCTGGCGCGGGCTACCGCCCTGGCCGAGCAGGCGCTGGCGCTGGGCATCGCCCTGGGCGACCGCCACCGCGAGGCTGCGCTGCGCAACAACCTGGCCGACCTGCTCCATGCAGCCGGACGCGGCGAAGAGGCGATGGCGCAGCTCAAGCAGGCCGTGGTGATTTTTGCCGAGATCGGTGTGGAGGCTGGCGACGCGCAGCCGGAGATCTGGAAACTGACGGAATGGTAG
- a CDS encoding DNA internalization-related competence protein ComEC/Rec2, with product MMIRLVHLTLAWLVGIALGDWLWQQHLIACGTPLWIWPAAAGLGVIISARAGRLPALRLAAALGVMILLGLTRYQATPLTPCLGPTDVATYNGSDEQPATVTLTGVIDDDPDPRDRQTQYRVRAQSLLVGEEEHQVHGLVLVQGPRYPLFAYGDQVRISGKLQTPPQLDDFDYQAYLARKGVYALLRQARLERLAAGQGSRVWAALYAVRGRSAEIITQLMPAPAAGLAQGILLGIDREIPRDLYERFNLTGTSHIIVISGSNISLVVAMLASAATRLFGKRRAVWLVLSGLTVYVLLVGADPAVVRAGLMGALAVMALYLGRQSEALTSLAVAVFVMTLINPLDLWNVGLQLSSLATLGLILFSTPLQESAERFLLRILPSTRARQAIGLLNDALLVTLAANVTTLPLIVYTFHRLPVISLLTNMLILPAQPPIMLWGGGALLLGLISPLLPLARLLALVPWLCLSYTIAVVRWTSALPGASLELPHFSAAWMWASYALIFGLLWWSQQAGARRAGWLRALATQLPAKTTLLALTGALAITGLALTQMPDGRLHVTFLDIGQGDAILIETPSGNTALVDGGPSPSALFAALGEALPFWARRLDLVVSTHDDLDHLGGLVPIITRYQVGQVVVNGLEAHTPEYAQWQANLGMTGIPVLRGQAGGQIHLGDGVWLDVLSPGAQWVTGTSADSNNNSVVLRLRYGRFSVLLPGDIEAVMEEDLQRQGAWLQATVLKVPHHGSNTSSTADWLQVVQPQLAVIEVGKDNTFGHPKPEILARYRDLGIPVLRTDLSGTIEVSSDGRRFWIVSAR from the coding sequence ATGATGATACGCCTGGTTCATCTCACTCTCGCCTGGCTGGTCGGCATTGCCCTGGGCGACTGGCTCTGGCAGCAACACCTCATCGCTTGTGGCACACCGCTTTGGATCTGGCCGGCGGCCGCCGGATTGGGTGTCATCATCAGCGCGCGCGCCGGCCGCCTTCCTGCACTCAGGCTGGCCGCGGCCCTGGGGGTGATGATCCTGCTGGGCCTGACACGCTACCAGGCAACTCCCCTGACGCCCTGCCTGGGGCCGACCGATGTAGCCACCTACAATGGCAGCGACGAACAGCCAGCCACGGTCACGCTCACAGGGGTCATTGACGACGATCCTGATCCCCGCGACCGCCAGACACAGTACCGCGTGCGTGCGCAGAGCCTGCTGGTGGGCGAGGAAGAACACCAGGTTCATGGCCTGGTATTGGTGCAAGGCCCGCGCTATCCCCTCTTTGCCTATGGCGACCAGGTGCGCATCAGCGGCAAGCTGCAAACACCGCCCCAACTCGACGATTTCGACTACCAGGCCTACCTGGCCCGCAAAGGAGTCTATGCTCTGCTGCGCCAGGCGCGCCTCGAACGTCTGGCCGCCGGGCAGGGCAGCCGGGTGTGGGCGGCACTCTACGCCGTGCGGGGCCGCAGTGCGGAGATCATCACGCAACTGATGCCTGCGCCGGCCGCGGGGCTGGCGCAGGGCATCTTGCTGGGCATTGATCGTGAGATTCCCAGGGACCTCTACGAACGCTTCAACCTGACTGGCACCTCGCACATCATCGTTATCTCCGGCTCCAACATCAGCCTGGTCGTCGCCATGCTGGCCTCGGCCGCCACGCGTCTGTTCGGCAAGCGCCGCGCCGTGTGGCTGGTGCTGAGCGGCCTGACGGTCTATGTCCTCCTGGTCGGCGCCGATCCCGCGGTGGTGCGCGCCGGTCTCATGGGCGCGCTGGCGGTGATGGCGCTCTACCTGGGGCGCCAGAGCGAAGCCCTCACCTCATTGGCTGTCGCGGTGTTCGTGATGACGCTCATCAACCCGCTCGACCTGTGGAATGTCGGCCTGCAACTGAGCAGCCTGGCCACCCTGGGGCTGATCCTCTTTTCCACGCCGCTGCAGGAGAGCGCCGAGCGCTTTCTCCTGCGCATCCTGCCCTCCACACGAGCACGCCAGGCGATAGGCCTGCTCAACGACGCGCTGCTGGTCACGCTGGCCGCCAATGTCACCACCCTGCCGCTGATCGTTTACACCTTTCACCGCCTGCCGGTCATCTCCCTGCTGACCAATATGTTGATTCTGCCCGCGCAGCCGCCGATCATGCTGTGGGGCGGCGGCGCGCTGCTGCTCGGCTTGATCTCGCCCCTGCTGCCGCTGGCTCGCCTGCTGGCGCTGGTGCCCTGGCTCTGCCTCAGCTACACCATCGCGGTGGTCCGTTGGACCAGCGCGCTGCCCGGCGCCTCGCTGGAGCTGCCCCATTTCAGCGCGGCCTGGATGTGGGCCAGCTACGCGCTCATTTTCGGCCTGCTGTGGTGGAGTCAGCAGGCGGGCGCACGCCGCGCCGGCTGGTTGCGCGCCCTGGCGACACAGCTACCGGCCAAGACGACCCTGCTGGCGCTGACCGGCGCGCTGGCGATTACCGGCCTGGCCCTGACGCAGATGCCTGATGGGCGCCTGCACGTCACCTTTCTGGACATCGGGCAGGGTGACGCCATCCTGATCGAAACGCCCAGCGGCAATACGGCCCTGGTGGATGGCGGCCCTTCGCCCAGCGCCCTCTTCGCCGCGCTGGGCGAAGCCCTACCGTTCTGGGCGCGACGCCTCGACCTGGTGGTCAGCACGCACGACGACCTGGATCACCTCGGCGGCCTGGTGCCCATCATCACCCGCTACCAGGTGGGGCAGGTGGTGGTCAACGGCCTGGAGGCCCACACGCCCGAATATGCGCAATGGCAGGCGAACCTGGGTATGACCGGGATTCCGGTGTTGCGCGGCCAGGCGGGCGGCCAGATTCACCTGGGCGATGGGGTCTGGCTCGATGTGCTTTCGCCCGGCGCCCAGTGGGTCACCGGCACCAGCGCCGACAGCAACAACAACTCCGTGGTGCTGCGCCTGCGCTACGGCCGTTTTTCTGTGCTGCTGCCCGGTGATATCGAGGCGGTGATGGAGGAGGATCTGCAACGGCAAGGGGCCTGGCTGCAAGCCACCGTCCTCAAGGTGCCGCACCACGGCTCGAATACGTCATCCACGGCGGACTGGTTGCAGGTCGTCCAGCCGCAGTTGGCGGTCATCGAGGTTGGCAAAGACAACACCTTCGGCCATCCCAAGCCGGAGATTCTGGCCCGCTATCGTGACCTGGGCATCCCGGTGCTGCGCACGGACCTCAGTGGCACGATCGAAGTGAGCAGCGACGGGCGCCGATTCTGGATCGTCAGCGCCCGCTGA
- a CDS encoding acyltransferase → MAKSAPGGVTAGLLLYISRQASNVWRYVVEQTLFALLGWAPTVVGIGLRGLAYRLILHMDGLAAIESQVRLRFADQIHLGRGVYLDQGVYLHACPAGIRIGDNTFIMHGAVLHVYNFRQLPHAFIHIGRDSLIGEMNVLRGQGGITIGDRVYTAPLVQILAVNHVFNDPTRPLIEQGITAEGIVIEDDVWIGAGAIVTDGVRIGKGAVVAAGAVVTSDVPPHTVAGGVPARILTDLETANLPLPNKPIYHV, encoded by the coding sequence ATGGCCAAATCGGCGCCTGGCGGCGTGACCGCCGGCCTGCTGCTCTATATCTCACGCCAGGCCAGTAATGTCTGGCGTTATGTTGTCGAACAAACGCTGTTTGCGCTGCTCGGCTGGGCGCCAACCGTGGTCGGAATCGGCCTGCGCGGCCTGGCTTACCGCTTGATCCTGCACATGGATGGTCTGGCGGCCATCGAGAGCCAGGTGCGCCTGCGCTTCGCGGATCAGATCCACCTGGGGCGCGGGGTCTATCTCGATCAGGGTGTTTATCTGCACGCCTGCCCCGCCGGCATTCGCATCGGCGACAACACTTTCATCATGCACGGCGCGGTGCTGCACGTGTACAACTTCCGCCAGTTACCGCATGCCTTCATTCATATCGGGCGCGATAGCCTGATTGGCGAGATGAATGTGCTGCGCGGCCAGGGCGGCATCACCATCGGCGACCGTGTCTACACCGCACCCCTCGTGCAGATTCTGGCCGTCAATCATGTCTTCAACGACCCGACGCGACCGCTGATCGAACAGGGGATCACGGCCGAGGGAATCGTCATCGAAGATGATGTCTGGATCGGCGCCGGCGCCATTGTCACCGACGGCGTGCGCATTGGCAAAGGGGCGGTGGTGGCGGCCGGCGCGGTGGTCACCAGCGATGTACCTCCCCACACGGTGGCAGGCGGTGTGCCGGCCCGCATCCTGACCGACCTGGAAACCGCCAACCTGCCGCTGCCGAACAAGCCGATCTATCATGTGTAA
- a CDS encoding glycosyltransferase family 2 protein codes for MTTLSIVIPAFNEENAIQAVMQRVLDARPALAAAGVPQVELIVVDDGSADRTAALVEATPGARLIRHAHNGGYGAALKTGFAAASGEWIGFLDADGTYPPEHFPQLYRAALAQQADIVIASRMAGAASEMPAVRRLGNILFAQLVSLVSGQRISDSASGMRLFKKSILAQIYPLPDGLNLTPVMSTRALHEHLRMVEVPIPYAERVGRSKLNVARDGARFAQSIVWTALTYNPVRLLGLISLAALSVTGLVGAAMLVQRTQGVTELSAWGVFGLFSALVLAVAGVSLFALGAMFNYLVAIFYERPIRQGLFGRPLFNPPLDRQFWWIGLLGLGAGLALGLASLFLSLDGWPLARLWFWQLLAALSTLVGLQLVISWFIMRALEELSQRKARVASDLEGHPTLDAPVK; via the coding sequence ATGACCACGCTTTCCATCGTGATTCCCGCCTTCAACGAAGAAAACGCCATTCAGGCCGTGATGCAGCGCGTCTTGGACGCACGCCCGGCCCTGGCCGCCGCCGGCGTACCCCAGGTGGAACTGATTGTCGTGGATGACGGCTCGGCCGATCGCACGGCCGCGTTGGTTGAGGCCACCCCTGGCGCGCGCCTGATTCGCCATGCGCATAACGGCGGCTACGGCGCCGCGTTGAAGACCGGTTTTGCCGCGGCCAGCGGTGAATGGATCGGCTTTCTGGATGCTGACGGCACCTACCCGCCGGAGCATTTTCCCCAGCTCTACCGCGCAGCCCTGGCGCAACAGGCCGATATCGTCATCGCCTCGCGCATGGCGGGCGCGGCCAGCGAGATGCCGGCGGTGCGCCGGCTGGGCAACATCCTCTTCGCCCAACTGGTCAGCCTGGTCAGCGGCCAGCGCATCAGCGACTCGGCCAGCGGCATGCGCCTGTTCAAGAAGTCCATCCTGGCTCAAATCTATCCCCTGCCCGACGGCCTCAACCTGACGCCGGTGATGAGCACGCGCGCGCTGCACGAGCACCTGCGCATGGTCGAAGTGCCGATCCCCTACGCCGAACGGGTGGGGCGGTCGAAGCTGAACGTGGCGCGCGACGGCGCACGCTTCGCCCAGTCCATCGTCTGGACCGCGCTGACCTACAACCCGGTGCGCCTCCTCGGGCTGATCAGCCTGGCCGCGCTGAGCGTGACGGGACTGGTGGGCGCGGCGATGCTGGTGCAGCGCACTCAAGGCGTCACCGAACTGAGCGCCTGGGGGGTGTTCGGTCTCTTCTCGGCCCTGGTGTTGGCCGTGGCCGGCGTCAGCCTTTTCGCGCTGGGCGCCATGTTCAATTACCTGGTGGCAATTTTTTACGAGCGCCCCATTCGCCAGGGGCTGTTTGGCCGGCCGCTCTTCAACCCGCCGCTAGACCGCCAGTTCTGGTGGATCGGGCTGCTGGGGCTGGGCGCCGGCCTGGCGCTGGGGCTGGCCAGCCTTTTCCTCAGCCTCGATGGCTGGCCGCTGGCACGGCTGTGGTTCTGGCAGCTCCTCGCGGCCCTGAGTACGCTGGTGGGCCTGCAACTGGTCATCAGTTGGTTCATCATGCGCGCCCTGGAGGAACTGAGCCAACGCAAGGCGCGGGTCGCCAGTGACCTGGAAGGGCATCCGACGCTGGATGCGCCGGTAAAATGA